In Oncorhynchus kisutch isolate 150728-3 linkage group LG5, Okis_V2, whole genome shotgun sequence, a genomic segment contains:
- the LOC109890875 gene encoding GDH/6PGL endoplasmic bifunctional protein encodes MWKVVWATLLLLATVCAQRGYAKETKGAPKVGHVSVVIVGGTGDLAKKYLWQGFFHLYANQVSSGYSFSFYGGGLLPKDKATPFLFEALKGVVCPRELSVERCALVKEQFLKLAEYWQLKTSEDYQALGKHLTEQLTQEGIVEAGRLFYLSVPAFAYADIAERINNSCRPTDGAWLRVVLEKPFGHDFSSAQLLSTQLGTSLKDEEMYRIDHYLGKQVVSKILPFRRENSKHLDPIWNKHHIERVEIVLKETLDARGRIPFYDQYGVIRDVIQNHLTEVMTLLTMGLPANLSDVKEVLRNKLKIFSALQHLDRNCATIGQYQNYNLEVQEELNKTKEYYSLTPTFAGIMVHIDIAQYEKMPIILTSGKMLDERLGYARILFKNDIFCVQSHNSVHCKPKQIVFYFGHGTLQYPAILVSKNLFKPDLMDTEWKEITEHKDVSVLGMPISDYYVLTPTVQREAYAELISHIFQGRKDSFISTENLLASWGFWTPLLHGLAKTSPRLYPGGADNGNMLDFKLLGREVTFANEAVVMIPQDHMGGSGAESFQVMQGKYRSAEMVSAWPEELIVRLAADLQASAEKAVREGGRFHLALSGGSSPLALFQRLARHHYSFPWRDTHVWMVDERCVPLTELDSNFRTLHDHLLQHVKMPYFNIHPMPVQMNQRLCVEEDSGALLYERDINQLVNASSFHFVLLGVGYDGHTASLFPGSKLDAHGDSLVALTESPAKPHQRMSLTLRAINQAQKVGVLVMGKSKHELVTQLSRVKDNPNKWPITGIRPTSGRLVWYIDYDALLG; translated from the exons ATGTGGAAAGTTGTGTGGGCAACACTGCTGCTCCTGGCCACTGTGTGTGCCCAGAGAGGCTATGCCAAGGAGACCAAGGGAGCGCCGAAGGTGGGGCACGTGTCAGTGGTCATAGTAGGAGGTACAGGTGACTTGGCTAAGAAGTACCTGTGGCAGGGCTTCTTCCATCTGTACGCTAACCAGGTGAGTAGCGGCTACAGCTTCTCCTTTTATGGCGGAGGCCTGTTGCCCAAGGATAAGGCCACGCCGTTCCTGTTTGAGGCGCTAAAGGGAGTGGTCTGTCCTCGGGAGCTGTCTGTGGAGCGCTGTGCCCTGGTGAAGGAGCAGTTTCTGAAGCTGGCAGAGTATTGGCAGCTGAAGACTTCAGAGGACTACCAGGCCCTCGGCAAACACCTGACAGAGCAGCTGACGCAGGAGGGCATAGTGGAGGCCGGCAGGCTGTTCTACCTGTCAGTGCCAGCCTTCGCTTATGCGGACATTGCAGAAAGGATCAACAACAGCTGCAGACCGACCGACGGGGCGTGGTTGAGGGTGGTGCTGGAGAAGCCGTTTGGCCATGATTTCAGTAGTGCCCAACTACTGTCCACTCAACTGGGTACCTCCCTCAAGGATGAGGAGATGTACAGGATCGACCACTATTTAGGGAAGCAG GTTGTCTCTAAGATTTTGCCATTCAGAAGGGAGAACAGTAAGCACCTGGATCCTATCTGGAACAAGCACCACATTGAGAGAGTGGAGATTGTACTGAAGGAGACCCTGGATGCCAGAG GTCGTATTCCCTTCTATGACCAGTACGGTGTGATCAGAGACGTGATACAGAACCACCTGACTGAGGTCATGACCCTTCTGACCATGGGGCTCCCAGCCAACTTGAGCGACGTGAAGGAGGTCCTCAGGAACAAGCTGAAGATCTTCAGTGCCTTGCAGCACCTGGACAGGAACTGTGCTACCATTGGTCAGTACCAGAACTACAATCTAGAGGTACAGGAAGAACTGAACAAAACAAAGGAGTATTACAGCCTCACCCCCACCTTTGCTG GTATCATGGTGCATATTGACATAGCCCAGTACGAGAAAATGCCAATCATCCTGACCTCAGGGAAGATGCTGGATGAGCGCTTAGGCTATGCTCGCATTTTGTTCAAGAATGACATCTTCTGTGTCCAGAGCCATAACAGCGTCCACTGCAAGCCTAAGCAGATTGTGTTCTACTTTGGCCACGGCACTCTGCAGTACCCAGCCATTCTTGTGAGTAAGAACCTGTTCAAGCCAGACCTGATGGACACTGAGTGGAAGGAGATAACGGAACACAAAGATGTTAGTGTATTAGGTATGCCCATCTCTGACTACTATGTGCTGACACCAACGGTGCAGAGAGAGGCTTACGCAGAACTAATTTCGCACATCTTCCAAGGCCGGAAGGACAGCTTTATCAGTACTGAGAACCTGCTGGCCTCCTGGGGTTTCTGGACTCCTCTCCTGCACGGTCTGGCCAAAACCTCCCCCCGCCTGTACCCTGGGGGAGCGGACAATGGCAACATGCTGGACTTCAAACTGTTGGGACGGGAGGTGACCTTCGCCAACGAGGCTGTCGTCATGATCCCCCAAGACCACATGGGCGGGTCTGGTGCGGAGAGCTTCCAAGTGATGCAGGGGAAGTACCGCAGTGCTGAAATGGTGTCTGCCTGGCCCGAGGAGCTCATCGTGCGGCTGGCAGCAGACCTGCAGGCTTCAGCGGAGAAAGCGGTAAGGGAGGGCGGCCGCTTCCACCTGGCCCTCTCCGGGGGCTCCAGTCCCCTAGCTCTGTTCCAGAGGCTAGCCCGCCACCACTACTCCTTCCCCTGGAGGGACACCCACGTTTGGATGGTGGACGAGCGATGCGTGCCTCTCACAGAGTTGGACTCCAACTTCCGCACCCTGCACGACCACCTGCTCCAACACGTGAAGATGCCCTATTTCAACATCCACCCCATGCCTGTGCAGATGAACCAGCGGCTGTGTGTGGAGGAGGATAGTGGAGCGCTGCTCTATGAGAGAGACATCAACCAGCTGGTTAATGCCTCCAGCTTCCACTTTGTCCTTCTAGGAGTGGGCTACGACGGACATACCGCCTCTCTCTTCCCAGGCAGCAAGCTTGACGCCCATGGGGACAGTCTGGTAGCCCTCACCGAGAGCCCAGCCAAGCCTCACCAGCGTATGAGCCTCACCCTCAGGGCTATCAACCAGGCCCAGAAAGTAGGTGTGCTGGTGATGGGTAAGAGCAAACATGAGCTGGTCACCCAGCTCAGCCGAGTTAAGGACAACCCAAACAAGTGGCCCATCACTGGTATCCGGCCGACCAGTGGCAGGCTAGTATGGTACATAGACTATGATGCACTTTTAGGATAG
- the LOC109890876 gene encoding retinoid-binding protein 7-like yields the protein MPIDYSGTWDMTSNEHFEGYMVALGIDFATRKIANMLKPQKVIEQDSDSFTIKTLTTFKNYTVSFKIGEEFEEVTKAMDNRKVQTVVNWDHDKLVCVQKGEKKNRGWTHWIEGNELYLELTCEDKVCKQIYKKSA from the exons ATGCCTATCGACTACAGTGGCACATGGGACATGACTAGTAATGAACACTTTGAAGGTTACATGGTTGCTCTTG GCATTGATTTTGCAACACGCAAGATTGCAAACATGTTGAAGCCTCAGAAAGTGATTGAACAAGACAGCGATTctttcaccatcaagacactcaCTACCTTCAAAAACTATACAGTCTCATTCAAGATTGGGGAAGAGTTCGAGGAGGTGACCAAAGCTATGGATAACAGAAAAGTCCAG ACGGTGGTCAACTGGGACCATGATAAACTAGTGTGCGTTcagaagggagagaagaagaacagAGGGTGGACGCACTGGATAGAAGGAAATGAGCTCTATCTG gAACTCACCTGTGAGGATAAAGTCTGCAAGCAAATTTATAAAAAGAGTGcttga